One genomic region from Alosa alosa isolate M-15738 ecotype Scorff River chromosome 12, AALO_Geno_1.1, whole genome shotgun sequence encodes:
- the prrc1 gene encoding LOW QUALITY PROTEIN: protein PRRC1 (The sequence of the model RefSeq protein was modified relative to this genomic sequence to represent the inferred CDS: substituted 1 base at 1 genomic stop codon), whose product MMEESGIETTPPTTPPPPPSVASAVSPPPLTIGLTSPMSLPSTTGGISTFSMEGFSTPTPMPPMGAMTASTPCPRFSPHSAPPSAPPXPRPPLPHSMPLFTSPMVPFSSPSVPPPPIGTAPPMAGPALSMPPPTAGFSMSAGYDITRGHAGRTPQTPLMPSFSNAPPVPGVITNPMMQQPAMSGGLEVASPITFPEDQEDPRMVQISNPGGGIWGFIKGVAGNPMVKTVLDKTKHSVESMITTLDPGMAPYIKSGGDVDIVVTSDKEVKVGAVRDAFQEVFGMAMVTGEAGQSNIAPQPVGYAAGVKGAQERIDSLRRAGIIHEKQPVVSVENFIAELFPDKWFDIGCLILDDPGNGVHIETFTQATPVALEHVQQAQSLTPPDYNLRWSGLLVTVGEVLERNLPHVSRTDWHQAFTGMSRRQMIYGAAKALAGMYKQRLPPRTM is encoded by the exons ATGATGGAAGAGAGTGGAATAGAAACCACACCGCCTACTACCCCCCCGCCTCCCCCCAGCGTGGCATCCGCAGTCAGTCCACCTCCTTTGACCATCG GCCTGACAAGCCCCATGTCCCTTCCCAGCACCACCGGCGGCATCTCCACCTTCTCCATGGAGGGcttctccacccccacccccatgccTCCGATGGGGGCAATGACGGCGTCCACCCCCTGCCCCCGATTCAGCCCTCACTCGGCCCCCCCTTCAGCACCCCCCTGACCACGGCCTCCCCTTCCCCACAGCATGCCCCTTTTCACCAGCCCCATGGTGCCTTTCTCTTCGCCCTCTGTTCCTCCGCCACCCATCGGCACGGCCCCTCCTATGGCGGGTCCAGCCCTCTCCATGCCACCCCCCACCGCCGGCTTCAGCATGAGCGCAGGATATGACATCACGAGAGGGCATGCAGGCCGGACGCCGCAGACACCCCTCATGCCCAGCTTCTCCAACGCTCCTCCAGTGCCAG GGGTCATCACCAATCCCATGATGCAGCAGCCAGCCATGTCCGGAGGCCTGGAGGTGGCATCTCCCATCACATTCCCCGAAGATCAAGAGGACCCTCGCATGGTCCAGATTAGCAACCCTGGAGGCGGAATCTGGGGCTTCATCAAG ggagtggCAGGAAACCCCATGGTTAAGACGGTCCTGGATAAGACGAAGCACTCAGTGGAGTCCATGATCACCACGCTGGATCCGGGCATGGCTCCCTACATCA AGTCTGGTGGTGACGTGGACATTGTGGTGACCTCGGATAAGGAGGTCAAGGTGGGGGCAGTGCGCGACGCCTTCCAGGAGGTGTTTGGCATGGCCATGGTGACCGGCGAGGCGGGACAATCTAACATCGCCCCTCAGCCCGTAGGCTACGCCGCCGGAGTAAAG GGGGCCCAGGAGCGCATTGACAGTCTCCGCCGCGCCGGCATCATTCACGAGAAGCAGCCAGTGGTCTCCGTGGAGAACTTCATCGCCGAGCTCTTTCCAGACAA GTGGTTTGACATTGGCTGTCTGATCCTGGACGATCCGGGCAACGGCGTGCACATCGAGACGTTCACCCAGGCCACCCCCGTCGCCCTGGAACACGTCCAGCAG gCCCAATCCCTCACCCCTCCAGACTACAACCTGCGCTGGTCGGGCCTGCTGGTGACGGTGGGCGAGGTTCTGGAGCGGAACTTGCCGCACGTGAGTCGGACCGACTGGCACCAGGCCTTCACAGGAATGTCTCGCCGCCAGATGATCTATGGCGCCGCCAAGGCCCTGGCGGGCATGTACAAGCAGCGGCTGCCCCCCAGGACAATGTGA